The genomic segment ATGGTATCTATGGATTTAGTGATGAgctcaaataataataaaatggtATTATTCATTAGATAAGCTAAACAAAGAATAATCTACGAAATAAAAATAGTAGCAGGATCATTGATCGGCCAAAACATAGTTTTATATTCTTGGTTAAGTACGTGCATAGAAAACTATTTTACAAGTGCACAACATTTGCACAAGAGTTGCACGGTGCGCACAATCCATTTCTTGCCTTCAAATTCAGTAAAATAAAGAGGTTCAAGCACATACAAATAAACGCGTCCATTAGCCGGTTTATTCTACGCCATACTATGAAGCTTCACACATCAACACAATCCACTGCCATGAGAATGACTCGACCAACCATCGAGTTCATAGAAACTGAAATGGAAAATAAGTACACATCAGAACCCAAATCATGAAAACAAAGAAAGCAGATGCAATAACTCAATTATTAATTCCATAGTTTTACAAAAGTTTGGCAGCGGGACCAGGATAAATATTTCACAATGGAGATTATGATGCTGAGTAAAGCCTCATTCGACCATGATCACAGCCTCCACTAGAGTTTTTTCAGACTCATCCCCACTGTCAAGCAGAAACAGCACAGAACcttgcaaaaataaataaataaattcaagacAGGTGAGAATTGAGAAGATGTACGACAGAACAAAATGATGAGAGAACTGGTGCCTAGTCCTTCAATATTTATACTCACATTCACTCTCTTCCTCCGGAATTGAGACACTCGTCATTGTCTCCACATCTGCAGCAAGGATTTCTACTCCTCCTGCCTCAGTGCTACGAATATCTGTTGTGTTTTCATCAAATGAGTAAGTAGAAGGGACATCCACCAAGGAGAAGCTATCAAGTTGCAGTATTTTGTCAAAGTTTCTCTGGCCTCCAGAATTTTCTGGGCCAGTTCCTGTATGAGTTTTTTTATGCACCACACATACAATCAAAGTGCATGGAAGCATTAACACATCTTTCAATAAGGACAGCTGCATGAATTCATGAATCTAACAACCGTCACAAAAAAGGAACATTAGCTATGATGTCAACTAGTAAAAACCACGTCTAAagcattttcttctaatttCTATCTACCGTGTAACATTTCCATTCTCTGGTATAAAATAGATTTGTTGTTGAGTTCAACTGCATCTTCCACACCATAATTTCCTTAAATTAAATGACTCATCAGTACGatcaaatttaatattaacACTGATTACACACAATTCTCACCCACTTCCTTTCCATTTTATGATGATGCAATTTTTGCTTGTGTAAGCATGTAAATGAATAAAATATTCACATCATTTTATATATTAGAGAACAGCTTCGAGAACTAATACATGCACATTATAAAATATGATCTATCACGTAAAAGAACTTCTTAATGGCATAGATAAACAAattatcacaattatcttaccatATAACACTTTGTAGTAGGGAAATGTACCTCTTGGTGGCCTTCCTTGGGGTCTTCCACCAATGCCAGTGGAATCTTCTCCCCCAGTATGAGCATACATCTCATTAAGGGACTTGTATACCTATAAGAAGAGGGAAAAGGTGAAAATGATAAGAACTGGTAATATAAACATGGATAGAAATTTTAATCAAGTAATGCACGATAAAAGCACAAGTAATGCACGATTAAAGCACAAGTAATGCACGTTTAAAGCACAAGTAATGCACGATTAAAGCACAAGTAATGCACGTTTAAAGCACAAGTAATGCACACAATTATGCTACTTTAAGAAGTACCTAACATGCACCGATGAGTTCATGCTTTCTGTTGTTTATAGTATTTGACACTAAACAAAAGAAGAACCAGTGTCTTTGTATGTAATATGTGCAGGAAATTTATTCTACTAACTTGGTTGTTCTAGAAATGCATTCTCAGTGACTCCATATAAACAATGATATTTAGTGCTGAAAAATTCAGAGTCGTGATCAAACTTAAAAAAAACGCAAGAAAAAAGAGATGGAAAACGATAGATGTCACACCTCCTTTTAtgccataaaaaaaaatttgtgaaagAGAAAATAATTTCAACCTCAAATAGGTTGTCAAGTTGCTCGCATTAATAAATGTGTACATTTGCTATGTGGAGATGCAAAAAATTTTAATCTTATTCGGACATAATATGAGATGATATCAATAGCTCTGACTTTGCATTGAGCAAGTAGGTGATTTGAGTCATCTGACAAATGATATGGCGTGTAAGACTTACAATATGAAAAACCAATTCGAAACTCCAAAAAATGCTGCCCGAGCATGTTCTTCCTCCTCTActttatttctttttaaaataaatgtgcCGCCACCTCTTCAAACCCGATATGGCATATAAAATGCCATTCACAACGAAGCTTCCTAATTTGATTATTAGCCTATCTCTAGATCATAATAATTCtgtttttttattgaataacaTTCCATATTTCTATAAAGATTTGATTGaacttatataaaaaaaacgaCATTTTCAGTTAAACTTAAAGTAGCACAAAAGAAATTAATTTATACTTCTACTCAGCTTTACTTTATGTTACTTCGTCTCGCTTAAAGCAAATCTCGTTCTCTCTCCCAGCATCCAGATCAAACCATTAATTATGCTATTAATTGACAAAATTAAGTATAATGATATTAAACAAATAccaaattaatatattaaacaAACTTGCTATGCATTCACAAGGAATTAAAGCGTATATAGATTTCCACATAGTTTTGCCTCACACTTCTATAGTCTATATGCAATTAATTCATACTTACGAAAATAGATGAATTAGTCAAAATGGAAACACAACTCCAAAATATAAGAGATGTTCTCTACAATGACTGTGTTGTACTTAGAAAACCCGTCTTCTTGTTCTCGCCAAATTCACGCCCAAAAATGTTATGttcttttcattttcttctcttTAAAAACGCAAGAAGAATACCTAACCTTTTCCTACTAATTGCTGTTTATGTGTTTGGGAGCTTTTCCCCGAATAAGCCAACTTTCTGTAGCTGATTTCACGTGTGCAGAATTCTTCCTTGTATGGCCTTCTTCCCTTCGATTTATTTTCATCTTTGCCACATGATACATGGCGCCATTGTGCATGCCACTATTCTTTGCTTTCATAAGTTTATTAACATCAAATGATATGCAGTGAAAGCTCCTTTACACCCACCCGGCGCAGTGCTTCTCATTGACCACATGGGTCACACCTTGTTCTTGTGCCTAAATCTTCCTCGCATAGACAATAGTCACAACACACCTAAGACTCCACATGATCCGAGAGACATAGTTGTGGAACTTTCCTTGCTTGTTACTTGATTGACAGTCGACCCACAGAGCAAAAACCATCGCCTCATGAATACTTCAATTTCTTATAGAGTGGGCGATTATCATAATAGGTACATTCTAGTAACTGACTGCTTAAACATGTTTCAAATTAAGCATGACTTTTACTTATTAAATAACAACGTTTAAATATGAATCGTACTTTATCGGCCATCAGCTCTATAAGCTTGAAGAGGCAAGAGCTTGTGCGGTCGAATCTTAATTACAAGATGATTTGTCTCTGTTACGTCCATACTCTGGAATTGGGATTGTGCTTGTTCAAACCGAGTTAGCTCCCGCCACCACCAACGGAAAGCTAAAACATTTTGGGCATGCTCAACACATAAGTTCCATTGTTTGCTTTCAAAACGGGTGTGTACCTTGGAAGAAGTTTAAATGATTCGGGAAGAAGTTTTGATTAATCGAAAAGAGGAATTAGATTCAACGAAATCTCCCTTAGCACATCCATACATGCGTATAATTACACTTGGAAATATGGGAACTTAATTAGAGGAATTGATTTTTGAGGTCAATTTGAACTCAGAGCAATCTTAAATCAAAGAAAGAAGAAGACCATTGTGCTATAACGTTAAGAATAATGACGTTATTATTCAAGGCTCGCATAACTTTTGACAAACATTATAGCATAAAGTCTAATTCTTTTTTAAACTAATATTCTAAGTTCTAACGCACAAAAAAATGTGACGCTGCAATAAGAACGACTGTTGTTTTCTTATATTCGAGAGTGGGTAAGAGGTTAAAAATAGAATTGATTTGCAAATAGTACGGTGGAATATAGGGAACATCACTATTGTCTTTTGGCAACAAGTCACATAAATTAAATCTCTTGTAATTCAAAACTACTGTTTATAAAAGGAATATCGAGAAGTAAACATTGCGGTTGATGATATAGGGAGATACTTGGTCGATAGTCAATAGTAGAGAATACATATCCATACAGTGAGACAAGATAGGAGCTAAAAACAGACACGGTGCATGGGTTCCCTTACGAAATTAGCAAGAACTTCTATGATTTGACATTATTCTCAAATGATATTGTCATGATATTTTATACCATTGCAAAGCTTGAATCGCACATATAAAGTACAAGCACGTATGAGTGCCCGTGAAGGCACTCTAGGAATCATTCTTGTTAAGTCTATGAACCTTTGAAGCGAAATGATAGATTTTTACACAACCATAATTTCACTTCAATATGGAGTAATTGAAATGAGAAGTAACTATATTTTCATACTTCAATTGTTCTTCACTTCAGTACGGAAACTAATACGGCTTTGTTTGCACTTTGGTGAATCCTCACAAGTGTCGTAACACCATAGTTATAAACATCTTTTCTAACACGAGATTTACACGTGTTATTCACCTAAGGTTTTTAAGAACACTTTTTTTGGTTGGAAGATGAAGAAATCTTATTCTCTTGCATATTTACTGTAATGATGAACGATCAAATTGTCTCTCGTTCCGTTCATTTCCGCTCTTAATGCGGAGTGGCCCAAGCTAGTGATGAAACTTTATGTCGTCATTTAAGCAGATTCGAAAACCATAATCCTAACATTTTTAGGCAAAGTGTGAAAGGACGCACATAATATCACTGAGATCGGTTGATGTATTTTGCCAGTGAAAACCAATATTATAAAGAATCCTACCTAACTCAAAGAATCACGCCACTACTCCTTTAGCCTCCAAAATACATACTTAAGTACCTCAAGTTTCCTAAACTCATCTAATGATTGAAAGGAGCAATGTGGCTAATGAAAAACTTGTTGCTCTGTATCAATAAGCCTTAAAATAAAGAGTGGtcaaaaatcaaataattagaaagaaaaataaatgttAACATAGAGTGAGATGCTTTGCTTTAGCTAATCTGAAGCTTGCCAAATTATTGCCAAGTAAATGTCAATTACCTAATCTCCCTTTTAGTCCTTGAGTTCACTTGTCCAATTATCATAGCTTTTATTAAAGCGACGCCAAGTTAATTCCTAAAAAATGCACTCTCTGTACTCCTTTGGCATATATAAGTTCTCCTAAGAATTCTTCATGGTCGTAAATAATGATGACAACTTAGAAGCTAATTCTTGACCTGCTCACAATATTAATATG from the Primulina eburnea isolate SZY01 chromosome 3, ASM2296580v1, whole genome shotgun sequence genome contains:
- the LOC140826923 gene encoding uncharacterized protein isoform X2 translates to MYAHTGGEDSTGIGGRPQGRPPRDIRSTEAGGVEILAADVETMTSVSIPEEESECSVLFLLDSGDESEKTLVEAVIMVE
- the LOC140826923 gene encoding uncharacterized protein isoform X1, with the translated sequence MYAHTGGEDSTGIGGRPQGRPPRGTGPENSGGQRNFDKILQLDSFSLVDVPSTYSFDENTTDIRSTEAGGVEILAADVETMTSVSIPEEESECSVLFLLDSGDESEKTLVEAVIMVE